From Peromyscus maniculatus bairdii isolate BWxNUB_F1_BW_parent chromosome 8, HU_Pman_BW_mat_3.1, whole genome shotgun sequence, a single genomic window includes:
- the LOC102926359 gene encoding keratin, type I cytoskeletal 26, with amino-acid sequence MSFRFSGGSRVCSRAGSVRLSRGGAGFVAGNVCVGPGAESSFSCTLGGISSGGGFGHGSEVSGRVGGTSFLNNEPGLFSGNEKVTMQNLNDRLALYLNHVSALEEANTDLEKKIEGWYEKYGPGCGRGLDYDYSKYFSVIEDLKRQIVSMTTCNANLILQNDNARLTADDFKMKYENELALHQSVEADTNGLRRVLDELTLSTTDLEIQCEALSEELTYLQKNHEEEMGVLQNASGGNINVEMNAAPGVDLTAMLNNMRAEYEDLAEQNRRDAEACFKEKSATLQQQISDDAGAASAARNELMELKRSLQTLEIELQSISAMKQSYESSLAETEGNYYSQLQQIQEQIRVREEQLQQIRTETEGQKLEHEQLLGIKTCLEKEIDMYCNLLDGEERRSESTGYKPMDGKPEANDSTEETFVRTMVEELDQLGNLLSLRVHSVEEKSSKISNITMEQRVPSKTP; translated from the exons ATGTCTTTCCGATTTTCTGGGGGATCCAGGGTCTGTTCTCGAGCCGGGTCTGTCAGGCTGTCCCGGGGAGGGGCGGGCTTTGTGGCTGGGAATGTGTGTGTTGGGCCCGGAGCAGAAAGCAGCTTTTCTTGCACCCTTGGGGGAATCTCTTCTGGGGGAGGCTTTGGCCATGGCAGTGAGGTGTCAGGAAGGGTTGGTGGCACTAGTTTCCTTAACAACGAGCCTGGACTCTTCTCTGGGAATGAGAAAGTGACCATGCAGAACCTCAATGACCGGCTGGCCCTGTACCTGAACCACGTGAGTGCTCTGGAGGAGGCTAACACTGACCTGGAGAAGAAGATCGAGGGCTGGTATGAGAAATATGGGCCTGGCTGTGGCCGTGGACTTGACTATGACTACAGCAAGTATTTCTCAGTCATTGAGGATTTGAAAAGACAG ATCGTTTCTATGACCACCTGTAATGCCAACCTTATTCTTCAAAACGACAATGCCAGACTCACAGCTGATGACTTCAAGATGAA GTATGAAAATGAGCTTGCTCTGCACCAGAGTGTTGAGGCTGACACCAACGGTCTTCGCAGAGTGTTGGACGAGCTGACGCTTTCTACAACTGACTTGGAAATACAGTGTGAGGCGCTGAGCGAGGAGCTGACATACCTCCAAAAGAACCATGAGGAG GAAATGGGAGTCCTGCAAAACGCATCAGGGGGGAACATCAATGTGGAGATGAATGCGGCCCCCGGTGTGGATCTAACGGCCATGTTGAACAACATGAGGGCGGAATACGAAGATTTGGCTGAGCAGAACCGAAGAGATGCAGAGGCCTGCTTTAAAGAGAAG AGTGCAACGCTGCAGCAGCAGATTTCAGATGACGCGGGAGCGGCCTCGGCAGCCAGAAATGAGCTGATGGAGCTGAAACGCAGTCTGCAGACTCTGGAGATAGAACTTCAGTCCATCTCAGCGATG aaacaGTCGTACGAGAGTTCATTGGCTGAGACCGAAGGGAATTACTACAGTCAACTCCAGCAAATCCAGGAGCAGATCCGGGTGCGGGAGGAGCAGCTGCAGCAGATCCGAACAGAGACAGAAGGCCAGAAGCTGGAGCATGAGCAGCTGCTGGGCATCAAAACATGCTTAGAGAAGGAAATTGATATGTACTGCAACTTACTAGATGGAGAGGAACG GAGAAGTGAGTCCACGGGGTACAAACCAATGGATGGCAAGCCTGAAGCCAATG ACTCAACGGAAGAAACGTTTGTCAGAACAATGGTCGAAGAGCTAGACCAGCTTGGCAACCTCCTTTCCCTGAGAGTGCACTCCGTAGAAGAAAAATCTTCTAAAATCAGCAACATCACCATGGAGCAGCGGGTGCCTTCCAAAACCCCGTGA